The Primulina tabacum isolate GXHZ01 chromosome 1, ASM2559414v2, whole genome shotgun sequence genome contains the following window.
GTCCTGAAATTTCCCGAGAAAAAGGAAGCGATGATAGTGGATGAAGATCCTTTTCCCCCGGTAGCCAATGTGAACATGGGCAGTACTGACTTGCGTTTCTTGATCAATGAGAGGAGAAGGAACGGGTACGGGGACAGGTCCATCAAACCAAGATTTACCATAAAGAAGTGTTGGGTGCCTCGAAAAATGATATTTGAGGTCAAGGAGAAGAAGACAGAAGCTGTTCATGAAAAAGACCACTATTACAGTGGAGGCGGTCTGCATTATACTGGGAGGAATATGAGGTATGACAGGGAATCCATGGCAAAAAGGCTAGGGAACCAGTACCTCAGAAGGGGCCCACATCCTTGGTCGATGAATGGCGGGAGGAGAGCTGACCGACAGTTATTTCAGAAGACAAGACAAAGGCCATCCTTTCTGGATACTGATAAAAAATATGAGAGGAAGTCCCGCTTTGTTGTTCCTCCTAAAGCAGTTCCCGACGACGTATGGAGGCGAGTAGAACATCCTAAGTTTCCAAAACCTCTTTCTCGGACCCAAAAGCGACGTTTGTTGAGGGAAAAAGCTGTTGAGCGCAGATTGAAGATGGAGGAACCAGGtaaagagaagaaaaaatttggaaggagGGCCACTGAAGATTATGGTGAGGAAGATGATGATTTGTTATCTGAGGAAGACAGTGAACCAGTCAAGAGGGCTACTTTCAGGGTGGGACAGATTCTCGTTTCATTTGAATGTGCCACTGGTTCGTTAATGCTACCAGAGGAGTTTAAACGCAAAAGAATGTTTGAATCCGATGTATTCACTGGAAACCAAAGTGGTACAGAATCTATTCAAACTGATATTTTGAATGAAAGCGTCGGTGTTCTTATCGATGAAGAGAAAAGAGTATTAATGAAGCGACCCACCAACGAAATGATGAAACATATCAAACCACTCTACATTTTAGCACACGTGAATGGGAAGCCGTTGTCTAGGGTACTGACAGATAATGGGTCAGCTGTGAATATTCTACCCTACGAAATTCTTCAAAAGTTGGGAAAGAATGTAGAGGACTTGATTCCTACCGAAGTCTCTGTGGCGGCTTTTACCGGGGAATTTACAAAAACTTTGGAGTGTTGCCAGCGAATGTTACTGTAGGATCTCGATCCTCGCTGTCAGATTTTTTCGTGGTCAATTCCAGCGCTAGTTTCCACGCTTTGTTAGGAAGGGATTGGATTCACACCAATCATTGTGTACCATCATCCATGCACCAGTTATTGTTGATGTGGAAAGGGGATGAAGTGGAAGTGGTACTGGCTGATTCGCAGCCATATCAATCTAATTCCAACGCAGTTGAGGCTAGATATTATGATGGAGCCTTCGGACCTATCAGAATTCGTGATTACAAGGTGAATGGACAGCAAGGAGCAGTCTACATGGACACCAAGAAACTAAGGGAAGCAGTTGAAAAAATTCTCAAACCCAGTGCCATGGCTCTCCTAGACCCATGGTTCGACTTATTATCGAGGAGGTCGATGATTAAATTCACTAAGGAAGAGATGGAAGTGGCTGCAACTTCCGAATGGAAAGCCACATTGCAGCAACTGGTGAACGAAGTGCAGTCTCAGGAGTTGTGGGACATCGATGGAACTAAAGTAATATTTGAGGAGGAATTTGGAGGTAGCGAGGAACAAGGGTTACAAATGGAGGATTTAATCTTAGCTCCGACTCAGATGAAAGATCGACAGCCGGAGACAGATGATTCATAAAGATGGAATAGATGAGAAATATTGTACAAAGTAGGCTAGATGGCCACTTTGGTTAGCTTTGTCATATTGACTCGAAGTTTCCTGTAAATATGCGAGGAATAGGCTTTTAAGCCATTCTTTGCTGAAGTTGTTTGTAAAATGATGGAGCATtgtgaataaataaaatcattGCTCATGAAATCCGATGTAGTTTATGTATTTTGAGATGAATATTTGTTGTGTTGGTTGGCCAAATTGATGAAAAAGTGAAGTTCGTTTATGGCATATCTCGAAACCTTGGGGAGTATTGTTAGAAAAATGTTGTTTAACAGTTGGTTTGTAACAAGCAGTGTTGACCCGCCATGTCTGCGTCAATGTTAAAGAAAACAGGCTTTTTGTCGTTTgttcattttttataaaaattttggcagagTTTCCCTTGTAAATGTGATATGCCAAAATTATAAACACCTGCAAATATATCCCAAGCAACATATACAAGAACAACAATGTATTTTACAAACAAATTTTGGCTTTCAAGCCACTTTTCCAACCCGACACCTCGTAAAAGACACTTGCCAAAGCATGACAAACAAGTGCAAAAAAGTACACCTACTGTCCCTAGCCTACGTATTTTTTTTCAATGTGTATTACACTTCATACATATATGCTCAGTCAGTTGCAAAGATATTCATCCAAGCTTGGAAATTATTTTGGATTGGCCGGCGGCACTCCCAAGACGTAATTTCCATATCCATTGGTATTTAAGGTACTGCTTGCATTGGCCTTTGAGATAAATCCTCAATTCCTCCAACTATGTTCCTGCGAAATAAATGGGACCACATGAGAAATAATGGAATGTTGATCAACAAAACCATGCTTTGTGTGTGCTATTGTTGTCATTGATGTGGCACGTGTCACTTCTTTGTGAGATGAAATGAATCTTGccattttttaatttatggCTTGCCAAGATTCCAGAAAATGAGATCTCATCCTCAGTGAATTTGGGTGGAGCATCACAATTCCTTGTGCTGGTACATTTCTTTTAAGCGCATGGAAGATTACAGAAGTTGCACCAGCTATAGGCCAAGTTTAGAATATGGGCGCCAAGGGAGCCGTCCTGTTGAGATGCAAGCAGTGGGTGTCGCAAGGTATTGCTCATAAAAAAACTCATTCAGACATATTCACGAACACCTTGAGTGCATCATGAAATATGATATATTCTACAATGTTTTTGTGATGGGAGATTGGATAAATGGTGAAATATACCTACCTTGAGAAGGTGTGGCTTGATGTAAAGAAGTTTGATGATGACAATTTTCAGAAACTTGGATGCCATCACAAAGGCGATGTATTCGGTAGTGATATGAGACATGAGATCTCCATGAGTGGTTGAGTAGTTGTCTCAAAGTGAAGGAAGATTGGTTGTGAAAGGCAGTGAAAATGGGAAGATTTTGGGGGAAGAAGGCAAGGAAGAAGTTTATAAGGAGTAAAACCACACTGCtatccttttcttttttctccTCATCTGTCTCCTCATCATATATGTCGTGTTAGCATTTGAGCCCAACTTATAAATGGGCCAATACATTAGAATTATTACACACATAGCCAAATTGGCCCATGGGCCAAATTGGCTACGGGAGGCAATTGTTTAGCCCAAATCAATTAAACAAGGACCCAACTTGGCTGTGAGCAATTTAATTAGCCAACATCCATGAAGCCCAAGCCACAACCCAATAGATGAAGCCCAAGGAAAGTTGCAGTTGGCCCAGTAAAGGTACGTTGCTGCCAGTTACGGCCATTACCCAAGGTGGAAGATCGTGGGATGATCGTGGAAAGGAGCAACTGATGGGCAGAGTGTGTCAAAAGAGAAGGGAAGGGAATCAGAAAAAGCCCCGACAAATCAACACAAAAAAAGCTACAGCAAAAGCTCTGCAGAATTTCTTATCAATTTTATGTCTGTTCATGTCAATTTTTAGTTCTAGTAGCAAAATATTCCATATGTTTATCAGTCTTCTTTGTAAAAATATTGGCCAAGTTCATAGCAACATaatgatatttgatgttgttaaTGGATTCCTCCTATAATCTTGTCATATTCCTCATTCAGTGTTTACGTTTTTGAGCCATTTCGAAGGAACTATAACTAACGGTCGAATCGAGACTCGCAACGCTTGGTAAACGAAGTCGGATCATTTAATATTTGGCACGAACACGTGCCTGGCACGCCCGCAAATTTCGTGACAAACACAAACACTACATATATAACTTATGGAGAGATAGATACAGGGTAACatggttatttaattaatgataaatttaaatctacataaagatatattttattgGTATTTATAAACTTAAATTACATAAAGATACTCTGTTTATGcctaaatctttaaatttttgaaGTTGTTTTAGAATGTTAGGGGGACTGTGTAAGAGACGTTGGGAATAATTTTGTACGAGAGAGTTTTGGATGGCCTTATAGAGAGGGTGTAATAACGTGTTATAATTCGTGCACGGGACAGCGGTGATGTTGCGGGCACAAATTTGCATAAATCAACTCACAAATACTCTTGTTAAAAAacaaacaatttaaaaaaaaaagtactcACGAATCTTCATCTGTGAGATGAAtaaaccttaccgatattcacactaaaaaataatactttttcatagatgatccaaataaaaaatctgtctcacaaaatatgacctgtGATacagtctcacacaaatttttgccactAAAAAAATACTTTCTTGCgagataaataatatatttgacgACATACACGCTCCTGCTTGAGAGATAATAAAATGTGTTGATTGTGAATCCAGTCAGTCCCCAGTTATTAAATGCTGAATGGAAAGATCTCTCAAGCACCAGAGACAACCTGCAGTAAATTTTAATTGAGCAACAAAACGGAACTTCTCAATCTATCACACGCACAATTTCCGACTCTTCATAGTAATATACTCTGAGGATTCTCAAGTACAGACTATACAAACATCGCCTCACGAATTTTAGATAATACCATAAGGGCAAAACAGGtcaccaaaaaaatttattggaaACAAACTATTCGAGTGACTAGGCAACACCATCGCCATGCATGACCAGCTTATGAAACACATGCTAATGACATTTGAATCCACCGCAAACCGACAAAACTATAATGAGGATCAAAGCAATGATAATTCCCAGAACAATCAGCTTTATCTTCATATTCTGCAGCCACATCTTTCTCCTCATCTGGGTTCCTTGGGTTCTAAAGTCTTGTGCCTGTCACACACATCAGGATACTGTTTTCCATACTTGAGAAAGTGATAATAATAAGTAATGACAAATGGCGTTTTTACATACCTGAGAGCGAAGATTCTCGGTTTTATCAACCAGAAGCTCAATTTTCTCTCCACGGTCAAGAACCTGCAGACATGGAAAGCTTCATGTTAAGTCACGCGATTAATCGGGACTcagaataatctcagattatcTGATGATGAATTTCAATTTTCtgagaaataaaataacaataagcCATGTAATGTTAAAAATGTTTCACCTTTTCAATGTTCTCCATCATCACCCCTTTGACTTCTGAAACCTGAGCTTTCACCTTTGCCAGCTTGCTGATCTCCTCTGGATGATCCACACAGTACTGCATTTGCTCCTTCATTTTGGGCCTAGGTTGAGATCATTGGATTAAGAAACAAAAAAGACTGGTTCACAAAAGAATGAATCTAATGATATAGAAAGACAAAGAGAAGCAGTCAGCGAGAAAATATTACCCAAACTCTCTATTCAGGCTGTTGGCCACAGCTGTAGCAGCCTTCCCTCCGCTATATTTCTTGGTAAATTCCTCCTTCAATCTTTCTAAAAATGCAATAGGAATCTGTCTCCCAATGGATTCAACAGCCACGACACAATATGCTGTTATTCACAACCACAGACTGTTAGTCCACAAAAACAAAGTTAAGATAAACAAGAAAAGTAAAAAGCACATACAAACAAGCTAGGCTTTATAAACATGCACATATTGAACAGTATACGGCTACACATTAATAAGTGTCCCCGGTAAATGTAAAAGATGCCAAAAAATCTTGGATAAATGTATTCTATGAAAATTTAATGAAACCAATTAAAAGTTTCCACCATTTCATCGAAAGAATTCATAAGTTGACGCAAACTGCAAACTAGTGCAAAAAGATCTTCTCAACTCTATATAGCCCATACAATCAGATTTATAATCTCCCCAAAGCAAAAAGCTCACAATCAATGAGGAACAACCACGCTTCATTAgctaaataatataatatgtaGAAGAGTCCATTAGCATGTGTCATGCATGTCATGCAACATAATTACATTACTGACTCACTGCAACAAACAATGTTTTCGCATAACATAAGGTATGATCAAAACATTGGGCAGCATTGCATTATTCTATGGTTCATGCAACCTGTCATACAAAAAATGGTCAGTTACATCAAAGCCAGATTACAGGTCCATTATACCACCATAACTGGAAAACCTGAAACACAAGATTAGTGACTTGCTCATCGTCAAATATGCATGCTCTCATAATCAACCTGATAAAATTATAACCTAATAGGTAGGTACAAAAGTTTGTAAAGAATAAAAAAGGCCACAAGCAAGGGATTGAACTAAAACTTCATACCTAAAGTCCTAAACCACGGAGTACTATGCATGATAATAATAAATCCCCGACTTGACACAAAATGACTGTTAAATGATTAAACCATCAAACACCTAATCCCCAATCAAGATGATAAAAAAGACGCAGTTTATTTACCAAACATCAGAACAAGTTATCATAACTTGGtgagataaataaaaaaaatgatttgttTCGCTTATTGAAGACCCTTTCTGCTCGTACAACCTGTTTAACCTAAACTAAGTTCATCGATAGATCCAAAATTAAGGGGAAAAAATGTATCAACTTAAACAAAACAACACGATTAAAAAGTCATAATTAAACGCACCAATTTAAGAAacaaattggaaaaaaaatctTGTCATTAAATTCAACATACTAGCTTACAAAAAAAAACCTAATATCCGTAAGCTGCCCGAAATCAACAATTACTCATAATAACCAAGCAAAGAAAGTACCAAAAACCAAACAACATTCGAAAACAAAAGCAAATAAAAGAACAAACAGATCAGATATGCGGGAGCTTACTGAATCCATCCTCAACGAGATAATTGAAGGTGTGGCCATCGCAGTTGTAGGTGAACTTATTGTTAGTAGCAGGGAGTTTCTGAAGGCACTGCGCCGCGATTCCTGTGAAATTCCCCGTGAACTCGGTGTACTCCGCCAGGATCACCGTTCCACGCGCTACGAAGCTATAGATCAACGATTGCTGCCCCATTTCTCTTCCTCTTTCTCCCTGCGATAAACCCTAGACCTACCCACTTTAGTCTTGGTACAATTTCGAGTTTGAAatggagagagagagaggagaGTCGAGTCTAGAGGGAGAAAGGGACCGTAGATTGGACTACCCTGTGCATTTCGAATAAACAAATAGCTTTGCACGCACAAATATTCTAAAtttggattatgttatataataaaatttaaaataatccaagtaAATATCTTATGAAACGATTTTATAAATCTTTTAACGGTGAGAATTATCAACTTTatcgatatttataataaaaagtaatacttgtaatataaaaagtaatattttttcattgatgacacaaataagagatatgtttcacaaaatacaccgtctcacacaagtttttgctctatatataatatattgatattTATGTCAATTATATcagttaaatcataaaattttttattcactataatatgatattttgataaattaaatttttatatttatttttttgtgataTAAAATTTAGTATATAAACATTGATTTATATGTCTAATCACTGTAAAATTTATACTAATTTTTTATAGTTAAACTTAAAACAACGTTCCTTTCAAAATAACCAAtccattattttttaattatatatattgtgattgatttaaaaaatatattttttaacttaaaaaatattaagaaatgATATAAAATTAAGAATTAAACATCAGTTAGTTTCAAAATCTTATAAATTATTGGTATGTCCAAATCTAAGTCAACCCCAAGGGAATTTGGGCCAAATAATTCGAGGCTCCGATCCCCACGT
Protein-coding sequences here:
- the LOC142545327 gene encoding vesicle-associated membrane protein 721-like; the encoded protein is MGQQSLIYSFVARGTVILAEYTEFTGNFTGIAAQCLQKLPATNNKFTYNCDGHTFNYLVEDGFTYCVVAVESIGRQIPIAFLERLKEEFTKKYSGGKAATAVANSLNREFGPKMKEQMQYCVDHPEEISKLAKVKAQVSEVKGVMMENIEKVLDRGEKIELLVDKTENLRSQAQDFRTQGTQMRRKMWLQNMKIKLIVLGIIIALILIIVLSVCGGFKCH